In Arcobacter sp. CECT 8983, the DNA window CTTTTTTATTTCTTTATATGAAATAGATTTTATAAAAAGAATGATTGGTAGAGATGGACAAGGTTTCTTCAAGCTTTTTATTATTTTAAAAAAATTAGAAGGTTAATATAATGAATCAAATAGTTATGTCAAATGTACTAAATACATTTAAAAAACTTGTTCTATCAAATTTATTATTTTTATTTTTAATGTCACTTTTTAGAGTAGTGTTTTTTAATTATTATTCACCATTAGATAGTTTTAATGGATTTTATTTAGATATTTTAAATACTTTTATTTTAGGTTTACGAATTGATTTGACTGTGATTGGATATATTCAAGCTATTCCAACAATATTATTAATAATTTTGTATTATATAAAAAAAGAAAAACTATTATACTATTTTGAAAAAATTTTAATTTATTATCTTTTTATTTGTTTTTTTATAGTGAGTCTTTTTTTATGCGCTGATTTTGGTTTTTATTCATATTTTAAAGAACATATAAATATTTTATTTTTTGGGCTTTTAGATGATGATACAAAAGCTTTAATGATAACATTTTGGCAAAATTATAATGTGATACTTATTTTAACTATTTTCGTTTTTTACCTAGCCATTTTATTCTTTTGTATTAAGAAAATATTTACAATTGAAAATAAAAATTATAATTCTTTTTTAGGATTAAAAGTATCAGCATTAATTTTCTTAATTATATTTATATTAAATTTTTTAGCTATAAGAGGAACATTAGGAATGTATCCTTTGGGAAAAATGATTCCTAACATTTCTACAAATGAGTTTATAAATAAAGTTTCACATAATGGTTTTAGGGCTTTTACAAATGCATTAAGTGCAAGAGAAAAATACTTAAAAAAGAAATATGATTTACTAAAAGTAACTGGATACAAAGGAAACATAGAAAAAGCTTTTGAAGTTTATAAGGGTAATAATGAAATCAATAGAAATGATTTATTAAAAAATATTACATACAAAACTAATAAAATCGATGATAAAGAATACAATGTAGTTGTAATTATGGTAGAGAGCTTTGGAATGCCAATTTTAAAATATCAAAGTAAGAATTTTAATATATTAGGAGAATTAGAAAAACATTTTAAAGAAGACACTCTTCTAACAAATTTTATTTCAGCTGGAAATGGTACTATATCAAGTCTGCAAGCACTTCTTTTAAATATACCTCATAGACCTGGTTCTTTTGCTTTTTCTCAATCAATTTATAAACAAACTCAGTTTACATATTCTCCTGCTTTTCTTTATAAAAATCAAGGTTATGAAACTAGTTTTATATATGGTGGCGATTTAAGTTGGAGAAGTTTAGGGCAATTTATTAAACATCAAGGTTATAATAATGTTGAAGGTAAGATAAATATCTTTAATAATTTAGAAAATATTAATAAAGATAAAGATGAATATTTTCATCCTTGGGGAATATTTGATGAATATTTATATTCACATATTCTAAAAAAACTTGAAAAAAGTGATAAAAAACAGTTTATAGTAGCACTTAGTACAAATAATCACCCTCCATATAATATTCCTAATGACTATGAGTCTAAAAGTTTAATTTTTAATGATGAGCTAAAGAAACATATAACAGGTGATTTTGATTTAGCAAAGCAAAGATTTAAGTCATATGCTTATGCTGTTGACCAAGTAGGAGTATTTCTTAATAAATTTAAAAAATCTAAATTTAAAGATAATACTATAATTGTAATTACTGCTGACAATAATACTATTGATGGAATAATGAAATACGATGAAAATGAAATTCTAAATTCTCGAAATATACCTTTATATTTTTACTTACCAAAGAAGTTGAAAAATAAATTAAATATTGATACAAAAGTTGCTGGTTCACATAAAGATATTTTTCCTACACTTTATAATTTAACTTTAAATAATCAAGATCATATATCTATAGGAAAAGACCTTTTTGATTCTACTTTAACTCATTATGGTTTTAATGGAGCATTAGTTGTAAATTCTAATAAAGAAGCAAAGAAATTTAAAAGTTTAAGTATAAAAAATGAACCTAGTTTAGAATATTATAAAGCATGCTTAGCAATATCTGAATATTTGGTTAAATACGAATATGAAAAAAGTAAGGAAAATAAATGAGAATAGCAGTTATTGTAAGAAGCCTTAAATATGGTGGGATGGAAAGAGCAGCCTGTAATCAAGCTGATGCTTTTTATTTATCAGGACATGAAGCTGATTTAATTTATTTTTCAAATAAACAAAAGCAAATTGAACCTCGCCAAAAAGATGTAAATGTTATACAGATTGATTTAAATAAGAAGATGAGAACTTCAATTGCTGGTCAAACTTGGGATTTATTTTCTCGATTTATAAATGTATTTTTTAGAAAGTCTTATCCTTTATTAAAAGGTTTTTATACAAGCAAAATATTTAAAAAAGAGTTTGCAAAATTAGAAAAAGAGAAAAAATATGATTTGATTCTAGTAAGAGGACAAGGTACTTTTGAACAAATTTGGCAATATAAAAATAAAAGAACAGTAAGAATTTGTGTAAATGTATCAAAAAAAACAAAATCTTCTTTTTTAGATAAAATAATGAGTAAGTGCTATTATGAGAATGTAAGAGTAAATTGTAACTCAGATGGTTCAAAAGATTTTTATGTAGAAAAATTTAAAAGAGAAAACATTACTCCTTTATCTTTAGACTCAATTAAAAATCCTTTTTTTACAGATAAGGTTTTATCATTGTCAAAAGAAAAAAATAACAAAATCCCAAAAGAACCTTATATTTTAGGTTTAGGAAGACTTGTAAAAACAAAAAACTTTGAATTATTGATTGATAGTTATTTTGAAATGAAAAACAAGTTTAATATTCCTCATAAGTTGGTTATTGTTGGAGATGGTGATGATAAGGAGTTTTTGGAAGAAAAATGCAAGACATTAGATATTGAAAAAGATGTTATATTTGCAGGATATGAAAATAATCCTTACCCATGGATAAAAAACTCAGAAATAATTGCATTTACTTCAAAAAAAGAGGGGCTTTCAAATGTATTAATTGAAGCTATGTGTTGTAAAACAAGAATCTTAATAACTAAATCACCAGGTGGTATGTTAGAAATGATGCAAGGAAAACTGGCAGAAAATATTGCAGAAAATGATAAAACTGATATTGCAAATAAAATGAAAAAAATTTTAGATTATGAAAAAGAGTTTTATTTTGATGATTATGAAAAAGCACTTTCATTATTTGAACCTTCTCAAATAGTTAATAAGTGGTTAGATATGTATATAAAAAAGGATAAGTGATGTTTAGAGAAATTGATACTTTAAATAAAGAAAAAAGCTACAATATCTTTATAGTTAGAACACCTTTTCAGCTTATTAATGCATATGAAACAAAGTATTATTTTAAAAAAGAAGATGCTATTTTAATTATTATTGATAATGGGGCAGATAATAATAAAAAACAACTAACAAACTTAATCTATGATGGGGTTTGGGATAAAGTTATAAGATTTGGGAATGAAGATAAAAGCAATTTTTTTAACTATATAAAGATAATAAAAAAGTTAAAAAAAATTAATATTGATTCATTATTTATTGGAAGTGGCTTTAATAAAATGCAGCAAGTTCTAGTTGCAAATATCAAATCTAAATATACTTGTTTCTTTGATTCTGGAACTAGTACAATGGTTACATACGAAGCTTTTA includes these proteins:
- a CDS encoding LTA synthase family protein, translated to MNQIVMSNVLNTFKKLVLSNLLFLFLMSLFRVVFFNYYSPLDSFNGFYLDILNTFILGLRIDLTVIGYIQAIPTILLIILYYIKKEKLLYYFEKILIYYLFICFFIVSLFLCADFGFYSYFKEHINILFFGLLDDDTKALMITFWQNYNVILILTIFVFYLAILFFCIKKIFTIENKNYNSFLGLKVSALIFLIIFILNFLAIRGTLGMYPLGKMIPNISTNEFINKVSHNGFRAFTNALSAREKYLKKKYDLLKVTGYKGNIEKAFEVYKGNNEINRNDLLKNITYKTNKIDDKEYNVVVIMVESFGMPILKYQSKNFNILGELEKHFKEDTLLTNFISAGNGTISSLQALLLNIPHRPGSFAFSQSIYKQTQFTYSPAFLYKNQGYETSFIYGGDLSWRSLGQFIKHQGYNNVEGKINIFNNLENINKDKDEYFHPWGIFDEYLYSHILKKLEKSDKKQFIVALSTNNHPPYNIPNDYESKSLIFNDELKKHITGDFDLAKQRFKSYAYAVDQVGVFLNKFKKSKFKDNTIIVITADNNTIDGIMKYDENEILNSRNIPLYFYLPKKLKNKLNIDTKVAGSHKDIFPTLYNLTLNNQDHISIGKDLFDSTLTHYGFNGALVVNSNKEAKKFKSLSIKNEPSLEYYKACLAISEYLVKYEYEKSKENK
- a CDS encoding glycosyltransferase translates to MRIAVIVRSLKYGGMERAACNQADAFYLSGHEADLIYFSNKQKQIEPRQKDVNVIQIDLNKKMRTSIAGQTWDLFSRFINVFFRKSYPLLKGFYTSKIFKKEFAKLEKEKKYDLILVRGQGTFEQIWQYKNKRTVRICVNVSKKTKSSFLDKIMSKCYYENVRVNCNSDGSKDFYVEKFKRENITPLSLDSIKNPFFTDKVLSLSKEKNNKIPKEPYILGLGRLVKTKNFELLIDSYFEMKNKFNIPHKLVIVGDGDDKEFLEEKCKTLDIEKDVIFAGYENNPYPWIKNSEIIAFTSKKEGLSNVLIEAMCCKTRILITKSPGGMLEMMQGKLAENIAENDKTDIANKMKKILDYEKEFYFDDYEKALSLFEPSQIVNKWLDMYIKKDK